The Pongo abelii isolate AG06213 chromosome 20, NHGRI_mPonAbe1-v2.0_pri, whole genome shotgun sequence genome window below encodes:
- the TMED1 gene encoding transmembrane emp24 domain-containing protein 1 isoform X1 yields the protein MRVEARGAATGTGWGRCGCAVVQVIGGAGLDVDFTLESPQGVLLVSESRKADGVHTVEPTEAGDYKLCFDNSFSTISEKLVFFELIFDSLQDDEEVEGWAEAVEPEEMLDVKMEDIKESIETMRTRLERSIQMLTLLRAFEARDRNLQEGNLERVNFWSAVNVAVLLLVAVLQVCTLKRFFQDKRPVPT from the exons ATGAGGGTGGAGGCAAGGGGCGCAGCCACTGGGACAGGTTGGGGCAGGTGTGGGTGTGCCGTCGTTCAG GTGATCGGAGGTGCTGGACTGGACGTGGACTTCACGCTGGAGAGCCCTCAGGGCGTGCTGTTGGTCAGCGAGTCCCGCAAGGCTGATGGGGTACACAC GGTGGAGCCAACGGAGGCCGGGGACTACAAGCTGTGCTTTGACAACTCCTTCAGCACCATCTCCGAGAAGCTGGTGTTCTTTGAACTGATCTTTGACAGCCTCCAGGATGACGAGGAGgtcgaaggatgggcagaggctGTGGAGCCCGAGGAGATGCTGGATGTTAAAATGGAGGACATCAAG GAGTCCATTGAGACCATGCGGACCCGGCTGGAGCGCAGCATCCAGATGCTCACGCTACTGCGGGCCTTCGAGGCACGTGACCGCAACCTGCAAGAGGGCAACTTGGAGCGGGTCAACTTCTGGTCAGCTGTCAACGTGGCAGTGCTGCTGCTGGTGGCTGTGCTGCAGGTCTGCACGCTCAAGCGCTTCTTCCAGGACAAGCGCCCGGTGCCCACGTAG
- the TMED1 gene encoding transmembrane emp24 domain-containing protein 1 precursor, translating to MMAAGAALALALWLLMPPVGVGGAGPPPIQDGEFTFLLPAGRKQCFYQSAPANASLETEYQVIGGAGLDVDFTLESPQGVLLVSESRKADGVHTVEPTEAGDYKLCFDNSFSTISEKLVFFELIFDSLQDDEEVEGWAEAVEPEEMLDVKMEDIKESIETMRTRLERSIQMLTLLRAFEARDRNLQEGNLERVNFWSAVNVAVLLLVAVLQVCTLKRFFQDKRPVPT from the exons ATGATGGCGGCCGGCGCGGCCCTAGCCCTGGCCTTGTGGCTACTAATGCCAccagtgggggtgggaggggcggGGCCCCCGCCAATCCAGGACGGTGAGTTCACGTTCCTGTTACCGGCGGGGAGGAAGCAGTGTTTCTACCAGTCCGCGCCGGCCAACGCAAGCCTCGAGACCGAATACCAG GTGATCGGAGGTGCTGGACTGGACGTGGACTTCACGCTGGAGAGCCCTCAGGGCGTGCTGTTGGTCAGCGAGTCCCGCAAGGCTGATGGGGTACACAC GGTGGAGCCAACGGAGGCCGGGGACTACAAGCTGTGCTTTGACAACTCCTTCAGCACCATCTCCGAGAAGCTGGTGTTCTTTGAACTGATCTTTGACAGCCTCCAGGATGACGAGGAGgtcgaaggatgggcagaggctGTGGAGCCCGAGGAGATGCTGGATGTTAAAATGGAGGACATCAAG GAGTCCATTGAGACCATGCGGACCCGGCTGGAGCGCAGCATCCAGATGCTCACGCTACTGCGGGCCTTCGAGGCACGTGACCGCAACCTGCAAGAGGGCAACTTGGAGCGGGTCAACTTCTGGTCAGCTGTCAACGTGGCAGTGCTGCTGCTGGTGGCTGTGCTGCAGGTCTGCACGCTCAAGCGCTTCTTCCAGGACAAGCGCCCGGTGCCCACGTAG